A stretch of the Persephonella sp. genome encodes the following:
- a CDS encoding PAS domain-containing protein — MHYRTKIHPKNIESPFRPDEMFFSVTDLKGIILTGNDVFYRTSKYSKEEMIGAPHNIIRHPDMPRIIFKLLWDYIQSGKPIVAYVKNMAKDGSYYWVLATVMPLKDERGKPKKYVSIRIKPTTEYLDLINRVYKELLEEEKKGGMEASYKKLMEILQSYGFSSYDQFMKVVLAKELESKKDILKVEEFEDINLNTNFSKIVHNVFEAARKLNKIYDSIYDKINIFENFTKVLQEKSDRIFSLTDYIRLISLNSSVESFKLGSKGASFSVLSAEMRKNSEMGNKIIEDMKKQTTKIMDDMNHIVILINISKLQVIMITKFLREVLEKLQEGELIEEENKEIEQNIRDLLQILITDAKEIMKYSEDMQGQLNMIDEDMKRLKILIKRLEFLYLNGMVESAHHTETSFSIIFTEVNKLVESTREVLGTLHTPLFEVIDKNKEMSKEFKEVDRIIEKMYKELDLMAEVV, encoded by the coding sequence ATGCATTACCGCACAAAGATACATCCTAAGAATATAGAATCACCCTTTAGACCTGATGAAATGTTTTTTTCTGTAACAGACCTTAAAGGAATCATCCTTACAGGAAATGATGTTTTTTACAGAACCAGTAAGTATTCCAAAGAAGAAATGATAGGAGCTCCTCACAACATAATAAGACATCCTGATATGCCAAGAATTATATTCAAACTTTTATGGGACTACATACAATCAGGAAAACCAATCGTTGCTTATGTAAAAAATATGGCCAAAGATGGCAGTTATTACTGGGTTCTGGCAACGGTTATGCCTCTGAAAGATGAAAGGGGTAAACCTAAAAAATATGTATCAATCAGAATAAAACCCACTACTGAGTATTTAGATCTAATAAATAGGGTATATAAAGAATTATTAGAAGAAGAAAAAAAAGGAGGTATGGAAGCCTCTTATAAAAAATTAATGGAAATTCTACAGAGTTATGGATTTTCTTCATATGACCAATTTATGAAAGTTGTGCTGGCAAAGGAATTAGAGTCTAAAAAGGACATTTTAAAAGTAGAAGAATTTGAGGATATAAATCTTAATACCAATTTTTCTAAAATTGTTCATAATGTTTTTGAGGCTGCAAGAAAACTTAATAAAATCTATGATAGTATCTATGACAAAATAAACATCTTTGAAAACTTTACAAAAGTTCTGCAGGAAAAATCGGACAGGATATTTAGTCTAACAGATTATATAAGACTTATCTCTCTTAACTCATCTGTTGAATCTTTCAAACTTGGTAGTAAAGGTGCTTCTTTCTCTGTTTTATCTGCTGAGATGCGTAAAAACTCAGAAATGGGAAACAAAATAATTGAAGACATGAAAAAGCAAACTACAAAAATAATGGACGATATGAATCATATAGTTATATTGATTAATATATCTAAACTTCAAGTAATTATGATAACAAAATTCCTCAGAGAAGTTCTTGAAAAACTACAGGAAGGAGAACTAATAGAAGAAGAAAATAAAGAAATAGAACAAAATATTAGAGATTTACTCCAAATTTTAATCACAGATGCCAAAGAAATAATGAAATACTCTGAGGATATGCAAGGACAACTTAATATGATAGATGAAGATATGAAAAGATTGAAAATACTTATAAAACGCCTTGAATTCTTATATCTCAATGGAATGGTAGAATCTGCACATCATACAGAAACAAGTTTCTCAATTATATTTACAGAAGTTAACAAACTGGTTGAATCCACAAGAGAGGTTCTTGGAACGCTACACACACCACTGTTTGAAGTAATAGATAAAAATAAAGAAATGAGTAAAGAATTTAAAGAAGTTGACCGTATAATAGAAAAAATGTATAAGGAACTTGATTTAATGGCAGAAGTTGTATAG
- the cutA gene encoding divalent-cation tolerance protein CutA: MGYIVVFITTPDKEVSSKLAKGLVENKLAACVNIVDGLNSIYFWQGNIENDSEQLLIVKTTEELFEKLEKFVKANHPYTVPEIIAIPIIKGSADYLNWITETVNS; encoded by the coding sequence ATGGGATATATAGTGGTATTTATAACTACACCAGACAAAGAAGTAAGTTCAAAACTTGCAAAAGGGCTTGTGGAAAATAAGCTAGCTGCATGTGTAAATATAGTAGATGGTTTAAACTCCATTTATTTTTGGCAGGGAAATATAGAAAATGACTCAGAGCAGCTGCTTATAGTAAAAACCACCGAAGAACTGTTTGAAAAATTAGAAAAATTTGTAAAAGCAAATCATCCTTATACTGTTCCTGAAATTATAGCAATACCAATCATAAAAGGCTCAGCTGATTACCTCAACTGGATTACAGAAACAGTTAATAGTTAA
- a CDS encoding slipin family protein: MAPIIIFAIFAIIFLASAIKILPEYERAVVFRLGRVIGAKGPGLIILIPFIDKMVRVSLRVITMDVPTQDVITRDNVSVKVDAVVYFRVVDPVKAIVNVEDFVYATSQISQTTLRSICGQAELDELLSQREKINMKLQEIIDKETDAWGVKVVSVELKRIDLPEELVKAMARQAEAERERRAKIIAAEAEYQAAQKLVEAAQLLSQQPIAMQLRYLETLNTIGQKNAKTIVFPFPIEITDFIGSMKKQ; this comes from the coding sequence ATGGCACCAATTATTATTTTTGCAATATTTGCAATAATATTTCTGGCATCAGCAATCAAAATTTTACCTGAATACGAAAGGGCTGTTGTATTTCGTCTTGGTAGAGTTATAGGAGCTAAGGGGCCCGGACTTATTATCCTTATTCCTTTTATAGATAAAATGGTAAGGGTTTCTCTTAGAGTAATAACAATGGATGTTCCAACTCAGGACGTCATAACACGGGATAACGTTTCTGTAAAAGTTGATGCTGTGGTTTACTTTAGGGTTGTTGATCCTGTAAAAGCTATAGTAAATGTTGAAGATTTTGTTTATGCCACTTCCCAGATATCCCAGACAACCCTTAGAAGTATATGCGGGCAGGCGGAGTTAGATGAACTGCTTTCTCAGAGAGAAAAAATAAATATGAAACTTCAGGAAATAATAGACAAAGAAACAGACGCATGGGGAGTTAAAGTCGTTTCAGTAGAACTCAAAAGAATAGACCTTCCTGAAGAGCTTGTAAAAGCAATGGCCAGACAGGCAGAAGCAGAAAGGGAAAGAAGAGCAAAAATCATCGCAGCAGAAGCAGAATATCAGGCAGCACAGAAACTTGTAGAAGCTGCACAGCTCCTTTCACAACAACCTATTGCAATGCAGCTTAGATATCTTGAAACCCTTAATACAATTGGACAGAAAAATGCAAAAACAATAGTTTTCCCATTTCCAATTGAAATAACAGATTTTATAGGAAGTATGAAAAAACAATAG